A single genomic interval of Helianthus annuus cultivar XRQ/B chromosome 6, HanXRQr2.0-SUNRISE, whole genome shotgun sequence harbors:
- the LOC110865900 gene encoding disease resistance protein RUN1, protein MANTNHTWSYDVFMSFGRDNIIKRFVDHLFTDFKRKGIRAFKEDEDLQRGEERFPQIQRAIEQSRFLVVIFSESLASSPSCLRELLKILECKEKDQDKYQICPIFYSVKPQKVVNGPNTYVEALKELDILEKTEGAQLKEALTKAANLPGWDLEDLANGYESKFIDMISRHIFNELNVGCLHIGEKLVGIHSRTEQMNLLQYAGSSEVHMIGICGLQGIGKTSIAKAVYNRLYAHFDDCVFCENVKDNVKKHGMIQLQRQIIEDITKSERKIRSVSEGSSVMIQIMKSKRVLLILDDGDQLEYLEALAGSHSWFGPGSLVVVTGEDRQLLCAHGVEKIHEVEPLHNDEALELFSLYAFNQKHSKEDFKELSEQVIEYVNGHPLAIKVLGCFLFGKTVHEWESELKRLKSNPVDDIQVLISRFSLSRKSRHV, encoded by the exons ATGGCTAATACTAATCACACCTGGTCCTATGATGTCTTCATGAGTTTTGGACGTGATAATATCATTAAAAGATTTGTGGACCATCTATTTACCGACTTCAAACGAAAAGGAATTCGCGCTTTTAAAGAAGACGAGGACCTGCAGAGAGGAGAAGAGAGATTTCCACAAATCCAAAGAGCCATTGAACAATCAAGGTTTCTGgtggttatattttctgaaagcttAGCTTCCTCGCCATCTTGTTTGAGGGAGCTTCTGAAAATCCTTGAGTGCAAGGAGAAAGATCAGGACAAATATCAAATTTGCCCCATTTTTTATAGTGTGAAGCCACAAAAGGTGGTTAATGGACCCAACACCTATGTAGAAGCCTTAAAAGAACTTGACATCCTAGAGAAAACAGAGGGGGCTCAATTGAAGGAAGCTTTGACCAAAGCTGCAAACTTACCAGGATGGGATCTGGAAGATCTGGCCAATGG CTATGAGTCAAAGTTTATTGACATGATCTCAAGACATATCTTCAACGAGTTAAACGTTGGATGCTTACATATTGGTGAGAAGCTAGTCGGGATACATTCCCGTACAGAGCAAATGAACTTGTTGCAATATGCCGGGTCAAGTGAGGTTCACATGATCGGCATATGTGGACTCCAGGGTATTGGAAAGACTTCAATTGCCAAAGCTGTTTACAACCGATTATATGCCCACTTTGACGATTGCGTCTTCTGTGAAAATGTGAAAGACAACGTTAAAAAGCATGGGATGATTCAACTTCAAAGGCAAATCATTGAGGACATCACAAAATCCGAGAGAAAAATAAGGAGCGTTAGTGAAGGAAGTAGTGTAATGATACAAATTATGAAATCAAAACGGGTCTTGCTGATTCTTGATGATGGGGATCAACTGGAGTATTTAGAAGCTCTAGCTGGTTCACATTCTTGGTTTGGACCGGGAAGTTTAGTTGTAGTAACGGGAGAAGATAGACAATTACTATGTGCTCATGGTGTGGAGAAAATTCATGAAGTTGAGCCTTTACATAATGATGAAGCTCTAGAACTCTTTAGTCTGTATGCCTTTAATCAAAAACATTCTAAAGAGGACTTCAAAGAGCTCTCGGAGCAAGTAATTGAATATGTTAACGGTCACCCATTAGCTATTAAAGTTTTGGGCTGCTTTCTTTTTGGCAAGACTGTCCATGAATGGGAAAGCGAATTAAAAAGACTAAAAAGCAATCCTGTTGATGACATCCAAGTGCTAATATCACGTTTTTCTTTAAGTAGGAAAAGTAGGCATGTATAG